The Niabella beijingensis genomic interval CTGCATCCTGGCTGGCACTGCTGATCGGTATTACTGCTTACATCATCGGGCTGTGGAATGCCGAAATGGAGCTGAATGAAAAGGGCTACTATTTTACTGTATTAATGTTTGGTCTCTTCTCCGCCATATCGGTGCAGAAGGCCGTTCGCGACCAGCTGGAAGGTATTCCGGTCACCAATCTCTACTATGGGATCGCCTGGTTCACCACGATCCTCTCCATCGTTCTTCTTACAGTCGGATTGTGGAACGCCACGCTTACAAAAAGCGAAAAGGGATTTTATGCCATGTCTTTTACACTCAGCATTTTTGCCGCCATCGCTGTGCAGAAGAACACGAGGGACAGTAAGCCCGTTGATACTGATGAGCAGAAAACCAACGCAGACGCACCGGCATTTCCAAAGCTTGACCCATTTTAATTAACCCAGACCGAAAATATTGGGCTAACCCTCCAAAAGCGCCGGGCGACAGGATCTGTCGCCTTTTTATTTTACACGGCTGCTATATAAAAAAGGCGTAATCCCCGTTACGCTCCTGCTATCATAAAATATTTTTTAAAAGAAAACACCCAGCCGCAAGGCCCAGCGGTTCAGTACGACTTTGTCATCCTTCCAGTCTTTGTTGGTCGTAATATCGGTAAACCCGTTCTCCAGCCCCAGTCCGAAAAACAGGTCTGTTTTTTCAGCAAGACGGTATTCACCACCTGCTCCTACCAGCAATCCCATATTTACTTTATTGGTCTTGCTCATCACGTTAATATTATTATCGGAGGTATTGCCAAAAGAATAATTCAGCCGGGAGCCGATCAATGCGCCCACATAAGTGCCAAACTGGCCCCACCAGCGGAAGCCGTTGTTCTCATTTGTTTTCAGTTTTATACTCAATGGGATCTGGACGTATTTCAGTTTCAGCTTATAGCGCTGAGCTGCTCCGGCGGCCTCATCCCGGTACAATCCTTTACCGGCATCATTGTACAGCAAGGAAGAAACAGCATGTTGCACTTCCAGACCGGTTGCAAAGGCCCCGCGATTGTCCGCAAATTGTATATCCGCCATCAGCCCGTAATTGACACCAAATCCGGAACCGTCTTTTTCAATTCCGTTTTCCAACGGGCGAAGCGCGTTTACAAAAACGGGGTCTACTTTAAAACCCAGTCTTACCTTCCGGCCGTAAATCCCCTCCTGTGCAAACAGCCCCGTACCAAACAGGCTGCAACATATCGTCAGCAATAAAGCGTTCTTCATTTTTTAAAATTTGTCCAAAAGTAGGCCTTGCGGTGTAAAGGAGCAAATCGCCCGATCGCCATATCCGGCGCCGGCAATACCGTTGGCCTCAAAGAATATTCACCTCCGGATGCAGTTCCACGCCGTACCGTTCCGATACGGTCCGCACGACGAGATCGCAGACTTCAAGGATCTCAGCGCCTGTGGCCTTGCCATAATTCACAAGCACCAGTGCCTGTTTTTCATGAACCCCGGCATCACCTTTCCGGTAACCTTTCAATCCTGCATGCTCAATAAGCCAGCCCGCAGCCAGCTTCATAGTACCATCTTCATTTTCATAGGCCACCAGGTCGGGATAGGCCGCTTTCAGCGATACATATTTACTTTTATCTACAGAAGGATTTTTAAAGAAACTGCCGGCATTACCGATCACAGCAGGATCCGGAAGTTTTGAAGAACGGATGTTGATCACCGCCTGTGCAATGGCCTGTATGGAAAGCGTTGAAACATGCAGGCGCTCCAGCTCCTGGCGAATGGCACCGTATTCGATATGGAATACCGGTTTTTTTCGCAACCGGTAGGTCACATCGGTAATTACAAACTGGTCTTTATACAGATTCTTAAATACACTTTCCCGGTAACCAAATGCACAGGCTTCATGGGTAAAGGTACGGGTATAGCCCTCGTGACGATGTACCGCGGTAAGCTCCTGGAATACATCCCTGATCTCTACCCCGTAAGCCCCGATATTCTGCATCGGCGATGCACCTACGCAACCCGGGATCAGCGCAAGGTTCTCCACGCCGGCATATTCCTGCTCGAGGCAATGCAGTACAAACCGGTGCCATACTTCTCCCGCGCTTACTTTTACAAAAACAAAATCATCGTCCGCATCCAATACCTCGTATCCCTGCAATTCATTTTTGATAACAAGCCCCCTATAGTGCTCCGTCAGTAACAGGTTACTTCCCCCACCGATCACGAGGGAAGGCAATTCCCTTTTTTTTGCCCACTCCAGTGCCTCTTTTAATTCAGCCACAGAGGTAACAGCGGCAAAATGCCCGGCCCGGGCCTCAATGCCAAAACTGTTATAGGGTTTTAAAGAAAAATTATCCAGAATTTCCATAGCTTTAAAGTATTGCAAAGTAACATTATTCTTTCTATGGGAAAAAAAACCGCGGCAATAGTTGGTTCCGGCGGTCTCATCGGATCGCATTTACTACGGCACCTGTTGGATGACAGGGAATATGGTACCATAAGAACATTAATGCGGTGGCCTGCAGCGCCCACGCATCCCAGGCAGGAGGAAAAGCTGGTTGACTTCAACGATGCTGAGTCCATACTGCTGGCCCTCACAGATGTGGATGTCGTATTTTGTGCCATCGGCACCACACTGAAAAAAGTAGGCGGTGATAAGAAACGGTACTGGCAGATCGATCATGATATTCCGCTGCGTGTGTGCAGAATGGCGCTGGAGGCAGGCTGCCGGGAAATGGCAATGGTATCTGCGATCGGGGCCAACAGCAACAGCAGCAATTTTTATTTGCAGCTGAAGGGGAAAACGGAAGAAGATCTTATTGCCACCGGAATACCTGTCCTGCACCTTATGCAACCCAGCTTGTTGCTGGGCGACCGCAACGAGAAACGGCGGATGGAAGCCATCAGTCAGCGCATTATGAAACCTGCATCGGCACTGCTTTCCGGCTCCTGGTCGAAATACAAGGCCATCGATGCCGGCGATGTGGCCCGGGCAATGATCGAAGCCGTGCGGGTACCGCGTACCGGCGTCTTCCGTTATACCTGGAAAGAAATGATGGAGCTCTCTGACCAGTATACTTCAGACAGTTAGCGACTCTCTCATACGATTGGCAACGACCGGATAAAGCAGCAGCAACATCACGCCGATCAGCAGCGAAAGCGTAACATAACTAACCGACAGCCCGCCGATATCATAAACATTCAAAACACTTACGATCGCATAACTGGCGATCGATGTAACAATATAACTGCCGCCGCTGGTAACCCCACCAGACATACCCGCCATTCCCGGAAACCGTGTCAGGCAATAAGTAAAATAACAATTGTAGATATACCCCATCTGAAAATGCAATAAGGCCACAAATACCATCATAAAAAGGATGTGGTGATAATACGATGCAGCCAGGTACATAATGACGGCGATCCCCAGCTGCACCAGCAGTCCGTTCCTCAGCTTCCGGAAAAAGGGTTTTTGTATCAGCCATTTGCCAAACAATCCGCCGGCGAGCAATGCCAGACCGGATACCAGCGCACTGTATCCCGTTTGTACAGCGGTATAATGAAATACATTTTCGATAATGAATGGAGCCGCCATATTGAATACGATGACCATTGAATAACACAATCCCAGTATCAGGATACCATAGCTAAAATCCCGTGCCGACAGCAATTGCCTGTAGGCACCGAGGATCGCATTCAGCCGGAACGGACGCCGTTCCTTCAATGTCTCCCCGCTAAAGATCCCTTCCAGGATCAGCAGTATCAATGCATAGATCCCCAGGAAATAAAAATTGGACCGCCATCCGAAAAAATGCTCCAGGTAACCGCCTAAAAAAGGCGCCAGTATGGGGGCAGCCGACCATACAATGGAAAGCAGACTGGTATAGTGTTTCTGTTTTTCCCCTTCATACACATCGATAAAGAAAGAACGTTTTGCCACCATGATGATCGCCAGCAGAAAGCCCTGTATTCCCCGCGTGATCAGCAGCCAGTTGATACTATTGAGTTGTGTGATCAGGAAATTGGTGAGTACAAAAAGCGCCAGGGCGGTCATCCCGATCCGGTACCTTCCGAAACTGTCCACCAGGCTTCCCACAAAAAGCTGGGAAACGCCATAACTGATCAGGTACACCGTCATGGTCAGCCGGATATGGGAAGCTGTTGTATGCAGCCCTTCCACCATCTGAGGGAACGAAGGTATATAGATATCCATGGCGAGCCCCGAAATGGGGATCAGTAAAAACGCCAGCACTGTAGGTATTCCTGTTTGCCCCTTGGTGATCTTCCGCATAAAACGATCTTTTAAAATGAAGCAGTAAAGCTACCGCGCCCTGTTCGTTTTACGGGTACCCGATTCAAATCAATTTATACAGAAATCAAACATGAATAAAAAAAGCTTTCCGGTATTGTCCCGGGCTTTCACCGGTGTGTTTTCGAAAGAACTGTGAAAAGTGCTGTACGTATTCAAAGCCCAGGCTGTTGCCGATCTCTGAAATATTCCAGTCGGAGTTTTTCAGAAGGTCCGTTGCTTCTTCCAGCATACGCTCCTGGATGATGCGACTGGTAGACTTGCCCGTCAGCTTCCGGACGGTATGATTGAGGTGGTTCACGTGTACGTGCAGCAGTCCGGCAAAATCGCCGGGGTTCCGGTAACGGAGTACGGTATCCGGGGCATCAATGGGAAACTGACCATTTAATAATTGCAGAAAACCGGATACCAGCCGGTCCGGACGTTCTGATTTTTCATCACTCATACTGCGTGCCTTCTGAAACCGGATCACTGTGTTCAGGATCAACCGTAAAAAGCTGAGCATAAGCTCCTTTTTATACGGCAAAGTGCTGCAGTACTCCTTTTCCATCAGCTGGAAATAACTGTACAGCGTATTGTATTCATCACCGGACAGCAACAGGAAAGGAAACAGCTGGTTCCCCAGCACTTTCTGCACTTTTTTAAATTCGCGTTTCAGGTCGGGTGTCAGATACAATTCATTAAAGACGCTCAGGTAGCCGCCCTGTGCTTCGCGGTACGTATCAAAACCCATTTTAATATCCGGATCAGTAAAACAGATCACCGGCTGGTCAATCGTTACCTCGCCTTCGCCCGTACGGAATACTGCACCTCCTGTGGAAAGACAGATCTTGTAATAATCCCTGCGGTGAAACGGCAATGACCGCAGGCTGTTTTGCCGTTTCAGCACATTGAAATGTTGTGATTTTCCGCCCGATTTGATCAGATCATCGGGCACTGCACGGCCGGTGGATCTGTAATATTGCACAATGGTCTCAAGAAATTCCATATGCAAATTTACAAAAATCAAATATCAATAAAAAAACCGCAGCACAATGCCGGTAAAGGACTCCCGTATTAAAAATTCGCGGAATGCCGGAAATTTTGTAAATTACTATATGAACTGGGACGTACAGACCTTCTCAGCTGCTGCGCTGGGCATTGCACTGGCCGCCTGCTGCGGCTTCAGGGTTTTTGTTCCCATGCTGATTGCCGGACTGGCCGGCCGTTTTGAGCTGTTCCATTTTTCCGAAAATTTTGTGTGGTTGTCTTCCATGCCGGCGTTGATCACCCTTGGGATCGCCACTGTATTTGAGATTGCGGGCTATTATATCCCTTTTATTGATAATATCCTGGACACCATTGCTGCTCCCCTGGCGGCTGTTGCTGGTACGCTGCTGGCTACCTCGGTAATCCCCATTGAAAACGACTGGATGAAATGGATCACAGGTATCATTGCCGGCGGGGGCAGTGCGGGACTGATCGCATCCGGTACCGGGCTGCTCCGGTTACTAAGCAGCAAGACCACGCTTGGCGTGGGCAACAATGTGGTAGCTACCGGGGAGAATGCCGCGGCCATCGGGGGATCCGTACTCAGCTTTCTTATTCCTGTGATCATGGCCGTGTTGTTCATCCTGTTCTTTATCTGGATGATCCGCAAAATGATCCGCCGGGTACGCGGCAACAAAACTTCAGTCAGTCAGAGTCATTGATGCCGCAACGGCACGCACCACTTCCCGTTTCCCCGGAGGCCCTTTTAATTTCTGCACCACAAACCCCGCTTCCTGAAGGGTTTTACGCACTGCCGATTTGGAGCAATAGGTCACCAGCACAGCCCCATCTTTCATAGCACTGCGTATTTTTTTAAACACATCCGCTGTCCATAATTCCGGTTGGTCCCCGGGGGCAAACGCATCAAAATAGCAGATATCAATGTTCCGGCCGGGCTGGTAATCCAGCAGGTCTGCATGAACCTTTTTAAGCAGCAGCCCTTCCTGTAATAAAATTTCCGTATCCCAGGGAGCTGTCATCAGCTGCCGGTATAAATCAGGTGCATTGGTAAATGAACCGTAGTTGAGCTGCCCGTAAACAGCCGGCATTAACGGGTAGCGGTCCAAACTCGTATAGTATACGTTTACTTCCTGTGTGCGTAGTGCCAGTGCGGTCAGCAGGGTATTCAGACCGGTACCAAAACCGATCTCCAGCAGGCGGAGCTCCCGGGGCCGGTGCAGCTCCAGGTAATAGTTCAATCCGTTCCCGATAAATACCTGTGCAGACTCTGTAAAAGCGCCCCGCACGGAATGAAAGCTGATATCCGTTCCGCCAACACCGACACTGTCGGAGCCGTCACCGGAACGAATAATATGGTAATCCGGATCCTGCATTAGTTATTGATCTGAAGCAGTACTACTTTTCCATCCATGGTCGTCACCGCAATTTTACGGTCATTGATAAACTGAAGATCATGTATCAGGCAATTTGCTACTTTATGCACCCATACGGTAGCGCCGGTCTTCCGGTCAAATGCGGCAATAACCCCTTTATCGCTGAAAGCATATACCCGTCCGTTCCGTTCGGTTATTTTTGAAGGGTTCAATTCGTAGTTAAAAACATTCCCGGTTTTCCACACAATAACGGCACTGTCGGCCTTTGTATCAATCCCTACCAGGTGTCCCTGCATGGTTTTGGCGAATACCAGTTTTTTATCTGCCGATAACCCCATCGACTCCCGTACGGAATGCTCGTTCCAGCGGTGTTTCCAGATCAGCCTGCCCGTAGCAGCGTCCAATGCGCTCATATAACGGTCCGGCGCCACTATAAAGATGCGGCCAAAGGCCGTTACCGGCAAACAGGATGCCGGCGAAAGCATCCGGTTTCCATAGCCATCGGTAAAGACCCATTCCGCTTTCCCGGTTTTACTGTTGAGTGCATATAACTGATTGCCCCAGCTGCCAAAGATCAGTTTGCCATCTGTATAGAGCGGTGTAGCTTTTACAAAATTCCGGACACTATCATAGTGCCAGATCAGCTTGCCATCCGAAAGACGCAGCGCTCTGAATTTTCCCTCGGAAGACCCTACGAAAACAGTTCCTTCCTTTATAACCGGCGTGGCAACGATGGACTTTTCAGTGGCGGTTGACCAGAGCAGTTTCCCATTGTCGGCATTAAGGCAATAAATGGTTCCGTCTGTGGAAGGGATCACCAGCCGGTTCTTTTCAATCGCCGGCGCTGCGTAGATCTTTCCCCCGGTCACAAACCGCCATACCACCCGGTTTGCAGCGGGATCAATGGCCAGCACCCTTCCGCGGCTGTCGGGTGTAAGGATCCGGTTTTTATACAATACAAAACCGTTACCAATATCCGACGAATCCTGGTACCGCCATACTTCTTTTACCTGCGGATACTGTTGATTTACGGCATAAGACGGCCGGAACCATTTTTGTGTGTCTGTATCCAGATGATGGTCCTTTAATTCCACAACTGCCCATTCTTTCTTTGTTTCCCGCCCCGGTTTTCGTTCGCGGTAAGTGGCGCGTCCGTTCTCTATGGTAATAATGTTGTAGCCGCCGATGCTGTCCTTAGCCCTCAGGTTAGAGCGCCCCATTACCCCGGGGATGCCTTCGAAATCGTATTGCCGGTTCTGGTGTCCGTGCCCGCACATATACAATTGTATATTGTGTCTCTTCAGCCGGTCGGCGATCTCGTACCAGTTATTTAATGAAGAATCCAGCGGATAGTGATCTACGAATATGATCGGTTCTCTTGCAGGGATGGTGGCCAGCACCGAATCCAGCCATACAATATTGCCGTAAGGCACCTGGCCCGGACTCATTTTCATATTGGGGCCGCAATTGGCACCCAGGAAATGAATGCCTTCATAACTGAAGGCGAATACTTCATTGCCGAATATACGGTTAAAGGTATTGGTACCGCTTTCCGACCAGTTATCATCATGATTGCCCGGAACGATGTACCAGGGCTTGTTCAGCGAATCCAGTAGCTGCCTGGCCAGCTGTATTTCCGTATCGGCGCCGAATTCTGTGATATCCCCGGAAGCGATCACAAAGCGGATATCCGGGTTCGCATTGATGTCTCTTACCGTTCTGCGGAGATCTTCATCTGCATCATGAGAGCCGATATGAAGGTCGGAGATCTGGGCAAATTGAAAAGAAGGTTGGGCAGCAGCCAGTTTTACAAAAAAGCAGTAAAGGCCAATAAAGAGGATTCGTTTCATTGGAGAAAGATAGGCAAGATATCCTTACCGGCAAATCCATCTGTCAAAAACCGGTATCAATTTTTAGTTAAGCAGAAAACGCCCCAGCGCGTCCACCGTCGCCAGAAGGTGATCGGCCTTATGTTCCCTCAGCTCCATCTCGGTACCGTACCCATACAATACGCCGGCCGCGGTCACTCCATTATTCCGGGCACCGATGAGATCATATTTCCGGTCGCCCACCATAACAGTGGCAGCCGGATCCAGCTCATATAATGTCAATGTGTGCCGGATCAATGCTGTTTTGTCGGCCATTGTATGATCCGGGTTGCTGCCGATAATGTCTTCAAAAAAAACATCCAGTTTAAAATGCCCGGCAATAGTGCGGGCAAAAGCCTGTTGTTTGGAGGTAACCACAAAAAGCCGGTGCCGGGCAGCAGCCAGTTGTTCCAGCAGGGGCTTAATCCCATCATATAGATTATTTTCATACAGGCCTTTATCCTGGTAATATTCCCTGTAAAAAGCGACAGCACTATTCACCGCTTCGTCGGCAAGTGCATACCGGGTTTTAAATGTATGGTGTAAGGGAGGGCCGATAAACTGTCGGAGGGATTCCGGATCTGTTTCACGGATATTCATCTTTTCCAGTGCAAAAAGCACGGCATTTTGTATGCCCTGACTGGAATCCGTTAGGGTTCCGTCCATATCAAAAAAGATATTTTTCATAAACTTCAAATAAAAAACCTGTGGAGCAGTGATCATTCACGGCAACCCACAGGTATCGTGGAGGCGAGGGGAGTCGAACCCCTGTCCAAACATATCCTTCAAAAGCCTTCTACATGCTTATTTCTTATATTAATTGTCGGTAAGGAGCAGGGAAAGAACAAACCAATTCCTTACTTAGCTGTATGGGTCTTTTGCTACCGGCACAGCCTGAGGTAACAGCATCCTGTTTTTGTTTGATGAGTCGGCGGCGGAGCGTGGTAACAGAACAACCGGCTCAACGCGGCCCTAATGACTACTTAATCACTGATTAGGCAGCCATGGCATACTGAGTATTGCCATTTAAAATTTGAGTATTCAGATTAACGGGCTAATTACACAACGCCCGGCATGCTTCTACCTTCAAAGATCTACGCTGTCAAAACCAAACGCCCCCTGACGATTGTTCATCCAGAAATCAGCATACAAAGATACGGATTAAAAAGGAGATTTATAACGCTCAATCAGGCCCATCGCAATTTCAGGGTATAGGACAAGATTTTCTATATACTTCCGGCTTTTCATCTTCTTGATATGCTGCTCCACTTTCCGTGCCTGAAGATAACTAAGATCTGCAATTGTAAAATAAAGCTCCCAATCCGAATACCGCGCAGTAAAACTTCCCGCATGCTTCTTGTCCCGATGTTCGTTCAAACGATCGCTGAGCTCAAGACAACTACCGATGTAAAATCTCTTTGCTGCAGGTGAATACAGAATGTATACATAGGCCATAAATATCGTTTTTACGCTGTCAATCCCGATAGCTATCGGGACAAACGCCCCCTGACGATTGTTCATCCAGAAATCAGCATACAAAGATACGGATTAAAAAGGAGATTTATATTGTTCGATTAAGTTTGTACCTATTGGTGAAACAGGGCGGCCAGGGTCTCCGATTTAGAACACAACCCTCAACAACCGCAAAGCATTCTGTGCTTCTGTAGCATCCTCAACCGGTTACTTCACCCGGTTGAGCACCTCCCAGTTATCGCCCTGCTTTTCATTTTCAGTAATGGCTATACCGATTCGCACCAACAGGGTACCATCCGATCGGCGCTGGATCCAGTTTGTGCCCGACAACCGGTCGTCTGCATCAGTCCCGCCCTCCCGGTAATCATTCGCTTCATAGAACTGTGCCAGCCGGGTAAGTTCGGTACCGAACCGGGTGCTGCCGGCAAGCGAACGCAGCACTGTAAGCAACAGTTCTTTTTTTGCCAGGGCACTGCTGGTATCCATGTTGCTGTGCTTCATCCCAACCTCAAAGTAAAGCTCCGTATTATCGCAACCCGCTAAGCAGGCAGTGATACTGGTATCCCCTGCACTCATTTTCTCTTCCAGCGTTTCGGTAAAATTATGTTCGTCGATACTGCGCTTCCGGATCACTGTTACCGGGCCGTTATTGAAAATGCTTTTATCCTTCCGTCCCCCCAGCACGCAGTTGGTAAGGTAGCTGGTTTCATAAAGATTGCCTTCCTTATACACAAAATGAAAATCCCGTGGCGCGGTCTCATTTGCATCCGGGTAGTTCCGGAAATTCTTTGATAGCGAAACCGTAAGGATCCCTTTGTCGAACCGGTAATCTGAAATGATATTATACGAAAAAGGAGCATAGGTTAAGATGGAGTGATGCTGACCATATTGAAGACTGTCCTTCATAATGTAATAGTCCAGCTGACCGTTTGTTTGTGCGCTTCCTCCCAACATGCCTTCCGATTCCCTTCGGATGATATAATCCGGTATCCGGTCCCCGTTCAGGTCCTCCCGGGCAACGATCGAATAATAAACGGAATACGGCATTCCTTCATCTTCCAGCGCAATGGAAAAAGGCAGACTGTCCAGGTTCAGCTCTTTGTACCGGCCATCCGGACTTTCGCCCATCACAAGTTGTTTTAAAAAATGGTAAGCCGCACTTCCCGTATCCAATGCCGTGTGTTGCAGTGCAGGAGGCTGTTTTGCGGACATGCTGTTATCCTGTGCCGATACAGCAACCGGAGCAGTTGTTGTTTTTTCCTGATCGGTTTTACAGGCCTGCACCAGTATTGCCAGGATAAGGCAATAACCTATTGTCCTTCCCAGGTTTTTCATTGCTGTATTTATATAAACCGGCTACTTGAAGAGCCTGAAAATATCCAGTCCCAATGCATAGGCCATCAGCCCCAGCAGCAGCACCATACCCACCATCTGTGCATACTCCATAAATTTATCGCCCGGCTTCCGCCCGGTGATCATTTCATAAAGCGTGAACAGGGCATGACCGCCATCCAGCGCCGGTATGGGCAGCACATTCATAAATGCCAGGATAATGGAGAACAAACCCGTCATCGTCCAGAACCGTTCCCAGTCCCAGGATCCGCCGAATGTTTTACCGATGCTGATCACACTGCCGAGGTTATCACTTACGGCATGTTCCTTGGAAGTGAACAGCAGCTTGATCCCTTCAATATATTCCAGCAAGCGGTTAACACCGTATTTAATACCTGCGGGGATGGACTCCAGAAAACCATACTCCTTTTTTTCAAAGGTGATGAATTTCAATGCCGACTGGGTGCTATACCCCACTTTTCCGGCATCATTGAGTTTAGCCCCTACCTGTACTGTATCCGTATTATTGCGAAGTACATTCAGCGTGACCGTTTTGTTCTTATAGTTTTTCACCTGCCTTGCAAAGTCGCTATAGTACAATGCAGGTGTACCGTTAATACCGATGATGCGGTCGCCCTTCAGTAAATTGCCGGAAGTAAATTTAGCAATGGATTTGTCCACACTGTCGACCACGTTCGGGAACCGCACCGCAACAAAATTCTTTAACTGGTTCCGGGTCAGTTCTTTTAAAAAGCCCGGAGGAAAATTGATCACGGTATCCTTTCCATCCCTTCTTATGCTGAGCGCATTTTTTTCATTCAGCAGCAGCCGCTTGGGCAGGTCATCAAAATAAACCAGTTCCTGGTTGTTCACCTTAGTGATTACATCCCCGTCGCGCAGTCCTACTTTCAGTGCCATGGAATCCGCTGCGATACCGTATTTCATATTTGCCACCGGCAGTTTCTCCTCTCCCCAAACAAAAAGGATCATGGCAAAAATGATAAGCGCCAGCACGAAGTTGATGATCACCCCGGCCAGCATGATGATCAGACGCTGCCAGGCGGGCTTTGAGCGGAACTCCCA includes:
- a CDS encoding GIY-YIG nuclease family protein, whose translation is MAYVYILYSPAAKRFYIGSCLELSDRLNEHRDKKHAGSFTARYSDWELYFTIADLSYLQARKVEQHIKKMKSRKYIENLVLYPEIAMGLIERYKSPF
- the rseP gene encoding RIP metalloprotease RseP: MVLLAFNWSAFGANVGQFILSFSILIALHEFGHFITAKWFGCRVEKFYLFFNPWFSLWKKKIGETEYGIGWVPLGGYVKISGMIDESMDKEAMKQPAQPWEFRSKPAWQRLIIMLAGVIINFVLALIIFAMILFVWGEEKLPVANMKYGIAADSMALKVGLRDGDVITKVNNQELVYFDDLPKRLLLNEKNALSIRRDGKDTVINFPPGFLKELTRNQLKNFVAVRFPNVVDSVDKSIAKFTSGNLLKGDRIIGINGTPALYYSDFARQVKNYKNKTVTLNVLRNNTDTVQVGAKLNDAGKVGYSTQSALKFITFEKKEYGFLESIPAGIKYGVNRLLEYIEGIKLLFTSKEHAVSDNLGSVISIGKTFGGSWDWERFWTMTGLFSIILAFMNVLPIPALDGGHALFTLYEMITGRKPGDKFMEYAQMVGMVLLLGLMAYALGLDIFRLFK